Proteins encoded within one genomic window of Platichthys flesus chromosome 17, fPlaFle2.1, whole genome shotgun sequence:
- the fam135b gene encoding protein FAM135B produces the protein MSGECSFSSAGVYDGIVFSRIFQILYRNEEISVNDCLLFKVHLLLDGEKVEEALSEVDFQLKLDLHFTDNEQQLAEILTVPLISSRTLSLHFHPRRGLHHHVPVMFDYFHLSVISVSIHASLVALHQPLISFARTGKGSWLGKSSPDSASDPSAMSVENLVFGAGYCKPVISEGSFYVPSEDCLQRAHTWHRRLCRLLLVAHRGLHTYYTALMKEIPQLQQIPLMSEALHVEETLNQLTLELQLQEGHEKVAEQISRDVSQLCSQLAALWSSFLEAAVHSPHILSYLVQEHHTLRVRRFSEAYFFTEHPKEMSLTFQEELINRHGQIATEVRSSDYLTKMPPLPVECLDIDGDWNSLPIIFEDRYVESPQTESVSHVPMTATTETRTRSDPAITSSKNICGSSQGARSPAIPLDPLDSDDCMDLPTYVSLIAEQSKTCPNIRSIQSPIPPEDRAELPPGEAEHVKRPAETQEEVEENCSPGLRHLTVKPCDVDPYRGETVLVHTSGDIPLTVSTSNGDETPVLHGTKNTVPLSDATKESYAREDENNKEESDIAMPLNHSMDGESEDIPLINLHPAYVHPVTSPFSGDLRKEITHRGGLVGSKIMKRSSSVISDSGIESEPSSVAWPVEASLRGRPLLDFSSEREFPQQIVCRHPVHRSSLEGLQMQSNGSLPSAGIQASLTSISSLPYEEDQQQRQLSKLTKSVSAPQISSPEDTEEDNVLLSQEAVTKSLMQHQDSCNVTCSSLISNLDSETSLLDTSSVTNLDHILKESISLEKSNADTCRPKTVVGGVSEVLDLQESVESPHVKERAVIGSYGENINLQTHISEVSASVEDVHLIESEAVPHSCGNKPCMHESAADQERIDTGDECQPLHQTEVLTVEYQEGLDVSQTPLEPSRLQFSNNLSDRTTATQRPSDLKGLKSNDIISSFELNGLSSSEKEPLDCPTKSSKIPNSGLAFVNKKMVEVVNMSVSCAPTCLPFSSVLRDSPSVSGMSTRQTTSPITHQPLGSFGIISSSSLNPLNTDDDTNERMLNFYKAKEELFKELSFQASLYSDLPLLASDLPYFPPEEDDEEFDDGIHLVVCVHGLDGNSADLRLVKTFIELGLPGSRLDFLMSERNQIDTFADFDTMTDRLLDEIIQHIQLYNLTIRRISFIGHSLGNIIIRSVLTRPRFRCYLPKLHTFLSLSGPHLGTLYNNSTLVSTGLWLMQKLKKSGSLLQLTFRDHVDPRKTFLYILSQKPGLQFFKNVVLVASPQDRYVPFHSARIEMCKTALKDRTTGPVYTEMITNLLQPLMEAKECRLIRQNVFHALPNTANTLIGRAAHIAVLDSELFLEKFFLVAGLNYFK, from the exons ATGTCTG GAGAATGCAGCTTCAGCTCTGCGGGGGTGTACGACGGCATCGTGTTCAGCCGGATATTCCAGATCCTTTACAGAAATGAGGAGATTTCGGTGAATGACTGTCTGCTCTTCAAAgtccacctgctgctggacgGAGAGAAG GTGGAGGAAGCCTTGAGTGAGGTGGACTTTCAGTTGAAGCTGGATCTTCATTTCACTGACAATGAGCAACA gttgGCAGAGATACTGACTGTCCCCTTGATCAGCAGTCGCACCCTCAGCCTCCACTTCCACCCGCGGAGAGGCCTCCACCACCACGTCCCTGTCATGTTCGACTACTTCCACCTGTCCGTCATTTCGGTCTCCATACATGCCTCACTGGTTGCCTTACATCAGCCGCTTATCAG CTTTGCACGTACAGGGAAGGGCTCCTGGCTGGGGAAGAGCTCCCCAGATAGCGCCAGCGACCCATCTGCCATGTCTGTAGAGAACCTTGTGTTCGGAGCTGGCTACTGCAAGCCTGTCATCTCTGAG GGGAGCTTTTATGTGCCCAGTGAAGACTGCCTGCAGAGAGCTCATACGTGGCACCGAAGGCTCTGTCGCCTCCTGTTGGTGGCACACAGAGGCCTACACACGTACTACACTGCACTGATGAAGGAAATCCCACAACTCCAGCAGATTCCACTAATGTCAG AGGCGCTTCATGTAGAAGAAACTCTCAACCAGCTCACATTAGAGTTACAG CTGCAAGAGGGCCACGAGAAGGTAGCGGAGCAGATCAGCAGGGACGTGAGCCAGCTCTGTTCCCAGCTGGCTGCtctgtggagcagcttcctggAGGCTGCTGTGCACAGCCCCCACATCCTGTCCTATCTGGTCCAGGAGCACCACACGCTCAGG GTCAGGAGGTTCTCCGAGGCATACTTCTTCACTGAACACCCCAAAGAGATGTCTCTAACCTTTCAAGAGGAACT AATCAACAGACATGGCCAGATAGCTACAGAGGTTCGGAGTTCAGACTACCTTACCAAGATGCCTCCTCTACCAGTTGAGTGCCTGGACATCGATGGGGACTGGAACAGCCTGCCTATTATCTTTGAGGACAGATATGTGGAGTCTCCTCAAACAG AGTCGGTCTCACATGTGCCAATGACTGCAACTACTGAAACGCGGACCAGATCAGATCCAGCGATCACTTCTTCCAAAAATATTTGTGGAAGCAGCCAGGGAGCCAGATCACCAGCAATACCCTTGGATCCCTTGGACAGTGATGACTGCATGGACCTGCCCACATATGTCTCTCTTATAGCAGAGCAGAGTAAGACCTGTCCCAATATCAGGAGCATCCAGAGCCCCATTCCTCCTGAGGACAGAGCTGAACTCCCTCCAGGAGAGGCAGAACACGTGAAGAGGCCAGCAGAAACACAAGAGGAAGTTGAGGAGAACTGCAGTCCGGGTCTGAGGCACCTCACAGTAAAGCCTTGTGATGTAGATCCATATAGAGGCGAAACCGTCCTGGTTCACACCTCAGGCGACATCCCACTCACCGTCTCCACTAGCAACGGTGATGAGACCCCTGTTCTTCATGGAACAAAAAACACTGTCCCGCTTTCTGATGCCACAAAGGAGAGCTATGCAAGAGAGgatgaaaacaataaagagGAGTCTGACATTGCAATGCCTTTAAATCACTCCATGGATGGTGAGAGTGAAGACATCCCTCTCATCAACTTGCACCCAGCCTATGTGCATCCGGTTACGTCTCCCTTTTCTGGTGATCTCAGAAAAGAGATCACTCACCGCGGAGGCTTGGTCGGCTCCAAAATCATGAAGCGCTCATCCTCTGTTATTTCCGACTCAGGTATCGAGAGTGAGCCCAGCTCGGTAGCGTGGCCCGTTGAGGCTAGTCTGCGTGGTCGGCCTCTTCTGGACTTCTCAAGTGAACGGGAATTCCCACAACAGATAGTGTGTCGGCACCCGGTTCACCGCAGCTCTCTGGAAGGGCTGCAGATGCAGAGTAACGGCAGCCTTCCAAGCGCTGGTATACAGGCTTCACTCACTTCCATTAGCTCCCTGCCCTATGAGGAGgaccagcagcagaggcagctcAGCAAACTGACCAAGTCGGTCTCAGCACCACAGATAAGTAGCccagaagacacagaggaggacaatGTGCTGCTCAGCCAGGAAGCAGTTACCAAGAGCTTAATGCAACACCAGGACTCATGTAACGTCACCTGCTCTTCTTTGATCAGCAACCTGGATTCAGAAACATCACTATTAGACACAAGTTCAGTCACAAATCTTGACCATATTCTCAAGGAGAGTATTAGTTTGGAAAAGTCAAATGCAGACACGTGCAGACCCAAGACAGTTGTAGGTGGTGTGTCTGAAGTTTTGGATCTGCAAGAGTCTGTAGAAAGCCCTCATGTGAAGGAACGGGCTGTTATTGGCAGCTATGGGGAGAATATTAAtcttcaaacacacatcagtgaAGTGAGCGCCTCAGTGGAGGATGTGCATCTCATTGAATCAGAAGCAGTGCCCCACAGCTGCGGAAATAAACCGTGTATGCATGAAAGTGCAGCAGATCAAGAGAGAATTGACACTGGAGATGAGTGCCAACCGCTCCATCAGACTGAAGTGCTTACTGTTGAGTACCAGGAGGGTCTGGATGTCTCCCAAACACCTCTCGAGCCCTCAAGGCTTCAGTTCTCCAACAACCTCTCCGACAGAACCACCGCCACACAGAGGCCCAGTGACCTTAAAGGGCTGAAATCCAACGATATCATATCATCTTTTGAACTGAATGGGTTATCATCCAGTGAGAAAGAGCCTTTGGACTGCCCGACGAAGTCCTCTAAGATCCCCAACTCTGGGCTGGCCTTTGTGAATAAGAagatggtggaggtggtgaaCATGTCAGTGTCCTGTGCCCCGACCTGTCTGCCATTTTCTTCTGTTCTAAGAGACTCTCCGTCCGTCAGTGGAATGTCCACTCGCCAGACTACCTCTCCTATAACCCATCAGCCCCTGGGCTCCTTTGGcatcatctcttcatcttcactCAACCCCCTCAACACGGATGATGACACCAACGAACGAATGCTAAA TTTCTACAAGGCCAAAGAAGAGCTGTTCAAAGAGTTAAGTTTTCAGGCCAGCTTGTACAGCGACCTTCCTCTCCTGGCATCAGATCTGCCCTACTTTCCCCCAGAGGAGGACGATGAGGAGTTTGATGACGGCATACACCTTGTGGTGTGTGTCCACGGGCTTGACG GAAACAGCGCAGACCTCCGTCTGGTGAAGACTTTCATTGAGTTAGGGCTGCCGGGGTCCAGGCTCGACTTCCTCATGTCTGAGAGGAACCAG ATTGACACATTTGCAGATTTCGACACCATGACGGACAGGCTGCTGGATGAGATCATTCAGCATATCCAGCTGTACAATCTCACCATTCGCAGGATAAG TTTCATCGGCCACTCTCTGGGGAACATCATCATCCGCTCAGTGCTGACGAGGCCGCGGTTCCGCTGCTATTTGCCCAAACTGCATACTTTCCTCTCGCTGTCAGGCCCACACTTGGGAACACTCTATAACAACAGCACGTTGGTCAGCACAG GCCTGTGGTTAATGCAGAAGCTGAAGAAATCCGGATCCTTGCTGCAGCTCACCTTCAGAGATCATGTCGATCCACGGAAAACATTCCTCTATATCCTGAGTCAGAAACCAG GGCTCCAGTTCTTCAAGAATGTGGTGTTGGTGGCATCTCCACAGGACCGCTATGTTCCTTTCCACTCTGCACGAATAGAgatgtgcaaaactgctctcaAAGACAGAACCACAG GACCTGTGTACACTGAGATGATCACCAACCTCCTGCAGCCACTGATGGAGGCCAAAGAGTGTCGGCTGATCCGCCAGAATGTGTTTCATGCTCTGCCCAACACAGCCAACACTCTGATTGGCCGAGCAGCCCACATCGCTGTCCTGGACTCCGAGCTTTTCCTCGAGAAGTTCTTCTTAGTGGCAGGACTCAACTACTTCAAATGA